In Heterodontus francisci isolate sHetFra1 chromosome 30, sHetFra1.hap1, whole genome shotgun sequence, a genomic segment contains:
- the emc6 gene encoding ER membrane protein complex subunit 6, which translates to MAALGFKREGPQFISELAVRGNAAILDYCRTSVSALSGATAGILGLTALTGFVFYFVASFLLSVLLIVKAGHRWSKYFKSRRPLFTGGLVGGLFTYILFWTFLYGMVHVY; encoded by the coding sequence ATGGCTGCCTTGGGCTTTAAACGGGAAGGTCCGCAGTTTATCAGTGAGTTAGCCGTGCGAGGTAACGCAGCCATCTTGGATTATTGCCGCACATCCGTGTCTGCACTATCGGGAGCCACTGCCGGGATCCTGGGTCTGACGGCACTGACTGGTTTTGTCTTCTACTTTGTCGCCTCGTTCCTCCTCTCTGTACTGCTGATTGTAAAAGCCGGCCATCGCTGGAGCAAGTACTTCAAGTCCCGTCGTCCTCTTTTCACTGGAGGCCTGGTCGGTGGGCTGTTCACCTACATTCTGTTCTGGACCTTCCTGTACGGCATGGTGCATGTGTATTGA
- the LOC137346846 gene encoding large ribosomal subunit protein eL31-like, with protein MVKEAKVREWKFFHWRTQGSIKHSQDRYSTGGEKKKGRSAINEVVTREYTINVHKRIHGVGFKRRAPRAIKEMGTPDVRIDTRLNKAVWAKGVRNVPYRIRVRLSRKRNEDEDSPNKLYTLVTYVPVTSYKGLQTVNVDEN; from the coding sequence ATGGTGAAGGAAGCCAAGGTTAGAGAATGGAAGTTTTTCCATTGGCGCACCCAGGGCAgcatcaaacactcgcaggacaggtacagcacggggggagaGAAAAAGAAGGGCCGTTCTGCCATCAACGAGGTGGTTACGAGGGAATATACGATAAATGTGCATAAGCGTATCCATGGCGTGGGTTTTAAGAGACGTGCTCCTCGTGCCATTAAGGAGATGGGTACTCCTGATGTCCGCATTGATACTCGATTGAACAAGGCTGTTTGGGCTAAAGGTGTAAGGAATGTTCCATATCGCATTCGTGTGCGTTTATCCAGAAAACGCAATGAAGATGAGGATTCGCCTAATAAACTCTACACGTTGGTAACCTATGTTCCTGTCACGTCCTACAAAGGTCTGCAGACAGTCAATGTTGATGAAAACTGA